One Desmodus rotundus isolate HL8 chromosome 4, HLdesRot8A.1, whole genome shotgun sequence DNA segment encodes these proteins:
- the CXCL8 gene encoding interleukin-8: protein MTSKLAAALLAAFVLSATLCEAAVLSRISTELRCQCIKTHSTPFNPKYIKELRVIESGPHCSNSEIIVKLLNGKEVCLDPKEKWVQRIVQAFLKRAEKEGQ from the exons ATGACTTCCAAGCTGGCTGCTGCTCTCTTGGCAGCTTTCGTGCTTTCCGCAACTCTGTGTGAAG CTGCAGTTCTGTCAAGAATAAGTACAGAACTTCGATGCCAGTGCATCAAGACTCACTCTACACCCTTCAAtcccaaatacataaaagaacTGAGAGTGATTGAGAGTGGACCACACTGTTCCAATTCAGAAATCAT TGTAAAGCTCTTAAATGGAAAAGAGGTCTGCCTGGACCCCAAGGAAAAGTGGGTCCAGAGAATTGTGCAGGCGTTTTTGAAGAG agctgAGAAGGAGGGTCAATGA